The Ruminococcaceae bacterium R-25 genomic interval AGCTTGAAGTCTTAGCTGAAGACAGCTGTTCGATATAACTGTCTGCCATGGAAGCATCAAGTTTTTTGCCTTTTCCGGCCCACTTGTTATCCGCGTTCCTTTCAACAGTTTTATTGTTTGCTTCGATCTCTTCAAGGGCCTGGTTTTTCGCGCAGTTCTTGTTGATCGGAATGTTCCTTTCGATCGAGTTCTGAATGTCTTCCGAGAGAAGGATGCTTAAAAACTTTTTGCAGGAGCTTAAGTCATAACTGTGAGCTGAGATCGAAACGGAAAGCTCTGAACCGATCGTCGCAGTCCTGCCGTCAACGGAAGGATAGCCGCAGATCATCGTATTCTCGTTTTTCATTGCCATGGCTTCGTAGTCGTAGAAACCGTAAACAACAACGGGCTGGACAGGCATGTTATCTTTTCCTGTCATTAGATCTTCGTACTCCATATCAAGGTCTTTGCCCTCAAAATAAGATTTTGCAGGGAGGTCTTTGCAGTAGTCGAGGATCGCCTTGAACGAATCGTTATTTACATTGACCTTTCCGTCCTTGATGTACATCTCGTTCGTGTTGGCGAAAAGCTTGGTGGCGACTTCCGTTCTCGAATAAGAGAGCTGGTGGTCGTACACGGGATCAGATCCGTTGCAGACAGTCTTGACCATCGTTTTATATTCATCGAATGTCAGACCGTTCTTATTGCCGAAGCAGTCTCCTGAAGCCAATAAGCCGTCAACATAAAAGCCTATTGGGAACTGGTAAAGAGCACCGTTAAACTTCATTGCATTTATCGCATTCATGAAATAATCGGATTCGCTGATACCGCTCTCGTTTCTTAAGTAATCCGTGAGATCTATGAAGTATTCGCTTCTTGAGAGCTGTTCGTTCGCGCCGTTTGTTATGAGAATGTCAGGACCCTCGCCTGCCATAATGTCCATAGCCAGGCGGTCGGAAACTGATGCGTAAGCCGTGAGTGAATTCTTTGCCGCGCGGTCAGCACTGTCGATATTGGAATAGTCGATCTCAGCGTTGGCTTTATATCTGCTGTCGAAGACCATGAACGAAGAATCGCTCGTGCTGTTAAACTGCATGATGGCTTTTGAGATGCTGTAATCGAGATCCTCTGTTGATGCGACGGTGAGAATGTTCTTGCCTGCTGCAGGATAATCTGCTGTCTTTGTAAAAGTACAGATCGAGTACCTCAGCTGGCCCAATTTTGCAGTTGTTGAAGTATAGCCAAAGAGGAGCTTTTCGTCATCGGCATACTTTAATTCCGAATTATTGGCGAGATATCTGTTGCAGTTGGAACAGTTGAAAGACAGAGTCATTTGGCATGTTCCTTTATCAGTATCGATCGTGTAGACACCGCCGTCAGTAACGCTTACGAGACTGCCGTTGCAGTATGTCAGGTTGCGCAAAGGGATATTGATATATTCGAGTTCATCCATAGCGCTTACTTTTCCTGATTCAAGGTCCACGAGGCAGTATCTTATCTGTCCGAAATAGTAATTGGAAGAAGTGTTGCCCCATACAACGACCTTATCCGGACCTGCACCGATCATGCCTTCAGGATATTGGATGTTGAAATCTCTTGACAATGCTTCCAGATATACAGTCTTCTTTGACTCACCTGTCTTGCCGATGAGTTCGACTCTCGGTGTCTGGGCATTCTGGAGAACGGCGATATCGTCACCTGCGAATGCTAAAGCGTTGGCACTGTAATCACCTGAAAGGTCTTTTGAAACGTCGATCTTGTTGTCAGGTGATACTTTTCCCGTATTCTCATCTACAGGGTAAAGATAGTCTCTTCTGGCAGCAAAATCATAAGCTGTAATATAAAGTCCGTCGCCGCCCTGGATCATCCTGGCAAGGTCAATGTTGTCGCCGAATTCGTTTTTGATGACGAAGTCATTTACAGGCTTATCGTTTTCATCAAAAGACATTATGTGATAGACGGGAACCTTGGGCTCTCTCTCGCAGATATAGAGCCAGGTCTGTCCTTTATAACAAGTGATGTCGATCAGAAAAATCTCGCCGATCGTATTTTCGAGATAATCGAAAATGGCGGTCTCTTCCTTAAAATCGAACCATGACATTCCGTCAGGGAGCTTGTCCGGCATCTTGCCGCTCAAGGTAAGGCCGGATTCATCTTTGATCCCGTTCTTTCCGGATTTTACCGTGCACCCGCACGCGAAAACAGAAAAAAGAAGAGCAGCCGCCAATAAAGCGGGCCCGATCTTTTTGATAGGTCTTTTCATACTATTATCCCCCGATAATAAATGCTATTTCTTTTCATATGCTGCCGTATCTGCAACGTCAATATTTAAGCCCTTTGAGAAAGAGCTTTCAATAAAGAAGTGTGGCGAAAATCAAGCGATTAGCCCCAGGAAGATACCCACTGGACGATCGTCATAATAAGTGCGCGCAGGAAGGAAAGACCGAAAAGCGCACCCGCTACGATACCGATGATCATGAAGATCCTCTTCAGTGACTTCGGCCATGTGCCGACGATATTGCCTGTCTGTCCGTTAACGAGGACACGGTAGATCGTGCCGTTGTAATCGAAAGACGTGATCCAGATCGGAGCCAGAACATATTTAGCGTGAACATTCGTAGCTTCAGGCTTCATGTCGATCCTTGCGATAACATCAGCGTCCTCAATGGACTTGATGCTCCTCTGGATCTGGTCGTAGATCTTGCCCATAGCTGTCTGCCATGCAGTTACGCCGTCAACTGTATAGCTCTCTGACCAGAATCCGGCAAGGAGATTGGGATCGTATTTCTTCATGCCGTTGAAGTCGAATTTTGAAACCGATTTCCAGAAAGCATCTTTTTCCAGACGGCTCGTTGCCAAAAGGGTCATGTTTCTGACGGGCATCTTGCAGACACCTTCTGACTTATGGTACTTCGTGTACTGGTCGTCGCCGCTGCCATAGTGCTTACCGAACTTTCCCTTGTAGGGAGTATTTGTCTCGCAGTCGAATACCCAGTAAGGGACATAAACGCCGACGAGATCCGTGATCTCCGAATTCTTTACAAGGTCCATCGGAGCCAGTTTTCGCTGGGAGATCCATACCTTAAAGATATCCTGAGCCTGCTGCTTGCTGATCAAAAAAGGAATGATGCCTGTAGGTTCAGGCATTCCTGCGGAATTGCTGGATTCCGTAATGGAGTTGGAACCGCAGTAAGGGCACATGCCGGAAAGGGCGCTCTTGTCTGCAACAAACTGACCGCCGCACGTTCCGCAGATTACGATCTTGTTTGTTGTAAGTGTGAGATGACGTCCTGCATTATTCTGCAGATCCGTAAGAGAATAACCGCCGCCTTCACCAACATCTTCAGTCTTAATATCTACGGAACTTCCGCAGAAATTACAGATGAGGCTTCTTGTCGCGGGATCGTAAGCCAATGTGGCACCGCATGAAGGGCACTTGTTATCTGATGTCGTCTGGTTAGTCAAAGACATGGGATTGAAACCCGCAGGGCCTGCAGCCGGAGCCTCGGTTCCCTGTGCGTCTTTAACAACGGGAGCATTGCCGTATGCAACAGCCAGTTCTTCTGCTCTTGCCTCAGCATCACGCTTTTCGAGTTCTTTTTCTCTCTGATTGAAAATATTTGCCATACCCCTACTCCTTAACCCTTTAAATTCCTTATTCCGTGGGCGCGACATATTCGCGCTCCATTAATAATTGTATCAGAAAACAGGGGGCTTAAAAATAATTAAGGGGAAGAATGAGTTCTGGTATAAGTTACCGGCTCTCCGGGAAGCGCTATTCTTCTCCAGCGCATATCCTGATATGAACAGCGCTTCCCTTTTGCCACCCGAAGTATAGCAAAGCCCGCTGCCCCATTGTGGCGAAAAATTAGTGAAGTCTGAGTGAAAGCTGTGTGATTTTGTTTCCGTCCTTCCGGCAGGGCCGGTCTTGACGGCTCAAAGATCCTGCTGTATCATCACGGCAGAATTCTTAAAGACGGAGGAACACCAATGAGAAAGACGATCTGCTGATAGTTTAATAACTGCCTCGCGGATAAGTCTATTTTTGTGTGTTCATTTATATTTGCATTTTATTCAAGCCGCGGCCGCAACTTCGTGTCGCGGCTTTTGATTTATCCGGCAGAGGATTTTCGAAAGGAGAATCATTATGCCTGTGATTAACATAAACAATTTAACATTCGGATACGACGGGTCTGAAAAGACCTTATTTGACGACGTCTCCATAGTCTTAGACACTTCCTGGAAGCTTGCTCTGGCAGGCAGAAACGGCAGGGGCAAGACCACATTCTTTAAGCTCCTTCGTGGCGAACTTCCTTACGCCGGCACGATCACCGGAGTGCCCGAGACGATACTTTTCCCGATGACAGAGCTCCCCGAAAACGAGGACTGGAGGGTCCGCAAAGAACTCAACCTGATGGGCGCCGATCCCGACATCATGTGGCGCCCGATGGAGACGTTATCCGGCGGTGAGAGGACCAAGCTGATGCTCGCAAACCTCTTTGCCGCAGACGGCATTTATCCTCTTATCGATGAGCCGACGAACCATCTGGACAGGCAGGGCAGAGAAGCAGTTGCAGACTATCTCGCATCCAAAGAAGGCTTCATCCTGATCTCGCACGACCGTGCCTTTCTGGACCGCTGCACAGACCACACGCTGGTGATCACAAAGACAGGTTTGGAACTTGTCGGCGCGTCCTATTCCGTGTGGTGGGAGAATAACGAGAAACGCATGGAAAGTGAGCAGTCCAGAAACGACCAGCTCAAGAAAGAGATAAGTTCCATTGATGCCGCCATGAAGAAGAATGCCCAGTGGTCTTCAAAGGCTGAGGGATATAAGAACCGCAGCAAGGCTCCTTCCAAGGTCGCCGAGGACCATTTCAGAAGGGCATATGAAGGTGCAAAATCCAAGAAACTCATGTCCCTTTCCAAGAATCTTGAGCAGAGAAACGAGCGCAAGATCGAAGAAAAGCAGGGCCTTCTTAAAGATCTTGAACGCTCCGAAAAGCTCAAGATCACCGGCACCGAGCACCATAACAAGATGCCGATAATCCTTAAAGACGTGACCCTTTACCGCTACGGCGAGCCCGTCGTTACAGGCTTTAACCTTTCTGTCGAGCGCGGATGCAAAATATCCCTGCAGGGCAAAAACGGCTGCGGCAAGAGCACGCTCATCAAGTATCTGGCGGGTTTTGGCGAAGCTGAAGGAATAACTGCTTCAGGCGATATCTACATAGCTCCCGGATTGAAGATCTCTTATGTCGGACAGGACACGTCCTCTTTGACAGGAACTTTATATGAGATTGCCGGCGAGCGCGGTGCCGACAAGACGATCTTTTCGACGATCCTGATAAAGATGGGTTTTACGAAGGAGATGCTATACAGAGACGTGTCAGCATTGTCTTTGGGCCAGAAGAAATTCGTTATGATCGCCCTGTCACTGTGCGAGCATGCCGACCTCTACCTTTGGGACGAGCCGCTGAACTACATTGATGTCTATATGAGGCAGGAAATCGAGCGTCTGGTCAAAGATAACAATGTTACAATGCTCTTCGTTGAGCACGACAGGACGTTCTCAGAGTCAGTCGCTGACAGGGAAGTGGACATGTGATAGAAGCCGCTATTCAGTCGTTGATATGCGATTGAAGCCGCCATTCAGCCGTTGGCACGCGATTGAGGCCGCCTGTTTTTACACCATTTTGAAATAATTTCAATTTGGTGTAAAAAAAGCCGTGTTTTTTACACCATTTCGATATTATTTCGTTTTGGTGTAAAAACTCTCTGTTATGGGATCTCTCTTGATGTATGCGAAAAACTTCTCTCCGGTGACAAATGCCACGTCAGTCTGAGGCTCGAACTTAAAGTAGTTGACGAAACTGCTGTAGCTTAAGTATTCTTCTTTGCCGTCGACGGTCCAGCCGCCCTCGGCCTTCTGGACTTCAATCCAGTTGATGGTTGCAATGTTGCATTCGAGATCTTCAGGAAGCAGTATTCTCAGGTATTTGGCGTAGTGAGTCTCACGTGCCTTCTTATATGCGCGGTCGTCCAGGAAAAAGTAGAAGAACGGAATGAACGCGCACCCGGCGATGAGCAACAGGGTGACGGTCACGGCAAAGGCCGTCTCATGGCTGTTAACGAAGTCCGGGCATAAAAAGATGATCAATGCAGCTATTGCGGCAACAATAACGGGCGGGATGAGAGTCTTAAAGAGCGAAGCGCGGTGAGCCTTGAACGCAGCGTAAGGCTCGAACATGACCAGTTCGGGATTGTTAAGGAGTATATCTCGTTCTTCAGGCGTGACTTTGCGCTTCATGGTGCGTGATCAGATGTTTTTGCAGAACTCGATTATCTCGGCCTTTCTGGGCTCGACATTCTCTTTGTATTCGATAGAAGTAAGGCCAAGGTGGCCGGATCTTTCGATCTCGAGATGGCCGTAGAAATGTTCGATGCTGCCGATAAGTCTCTCGCATTCGGGCATGTTGGGTCCGGTGCGCAGAGCTACGGCATAACCCTTTTTGCCGGGCTTGATCGTTGCATGAGGCTCGTGCGTATTGCACCAGGGAGTGCATCTGTCGATGAATGCCTTGTACTGGCCGGGAATGTCTGCCCAGTACGAAGGTGCGACGGATACGATGATGTCAGCTTCATCGAATTCGTTCATGATGCCGCGGATCACATCTGCATCGTTCATGACGCAGGAAGCTGTCTTGTGGCATGCCCTGCATCCTTTGCAGAAAGCGAAAGAATAATCGTCTATGCAGATGCACTTTGTGTCATATCGCGTGCTGAGCTCGCCTTCAATTATCTTAACGATCTCGGCCGTGGCTCCGGTTCTTACAGGACTGCAGTTGATTATAAGTGTTCTCATCCGGTTACCTCACTTTTTGCATCTTTTTCATTAGCTTTGCCTGATTCAGTTTCCGGCTCTGCTGCCTCTCCGTCAGGGTTTTTCTTATACGCCAGACAGCTGAATACAATTATCGGAAGGCATGTATAGAATGCATATCCGAATCTGAATTCATCGTGCATGAGCGTTGCAATAAGGAGCGTTCCTAAAAGGCACAGTGCCGGCAGGGCATAGATGAAATCTTTACGCTTTTTGTAGATGCAGTAAGCGACACTGATAAGGATCAGCCAGACATGCCAGCCTACATTGTAAGTCAGCAAGAGAATGGAGTTGTCGTCCGTAAATGCCAGCACATAGTTATGGAAGAAATCGTTGAATGCATAATTTTTGACATCTAAGTACAAGCCTTCTTCCTCGCATACACCGTCCCACCATTTCATCCAGTAATAGCTTCCCGGATTCCAGTAACCTGAGGTTTGGTCGACCCATGCCTCAGCAGCGATGAAAGGATGTCTGCTGATAACTGACAGCCAGGTCTTAAAGCAAAGGACAGGGTGCTCTTTGATATATTCCTGGTTTCCTTCGTAACGGATCGCATCTCTGGCATAGTCGTAGATCCTCGGGTTATAACGTTCAACCATGAGGTCGATGGAACCTACCTGATCGATTACTTCGCGTTCGGAAAGTGTGAGGTCATTCTTTTCGAGCGCGACTCTTGTTATCTGCTGAACAGGAATCGAGAGCATCTCGATCGTGTCAGCCTGAGGGATGTCCTTTGCCTTGAGGACAGGGAATTTCATGATGAGCGCGACTATGAGAGCGCCGAGGCAGCACAGAAGAATTGCCTGCTTGCTGCGCTTGTTTTCTTTATCCGCCAGGGCTTTTTTTGTCCCGAAAAACATAATAGGCAGGATCACCATCATCAGCAGGTATGCGGGAAGTCCGTTACTCCTTAAGAGGTTAAATGCAATGCCCATAATGGTCAGGAGAATATAATCCGGCACACGGTGCTTGCCGATCTTTTTAATGATCCTGAACAATGCGACTGTAAAGAGGCAGACACATGCACCGTAGATGCTGTCCTTCCAGATAGTAAAGCTGAAGATGATGTGGCAGGGCGTAAGCATGAACCAGACGAGCCATGCAATGGTAAAAAGCCTCTTGCTGCCGGCCTGGATCATTGTCGTGAGCATGAAAGAAACTGCCGCGGACATGAAGAGGATCTGGAAAACTGTGTAGGTTGCGACCGCATCATTAATGTTGTTGCCGAACCAGCTGTATCCGAGCTTCATGAAAAAACCGATGAGCCATGTCTGGTAAACAGGGTGGTGATTTGAATAGTCGCCGTAGATCGTTTGCTTGATCTGGTTCAAACTGTCAGAGCAGATCTGACCTGGATAAGAACAGAGATAGAAGACTGTAAGATAAACGCCTGCGAGGAGCGTGAAGAATACAAAAAACCAGATGACGGGTTTTGCTTTTGCATCGTCTTTTCTAAGTTCAGTCTGTGCGAGGAAGTTTTCGAAAAATAAGAAAATGTCGATGAATACAACAAATGAAGAGCAGAAGAGCAGCAGGATTATTATTACTCTCTGCCACATGATCAAAGGAAGATACATAGCGTAATTCGCAAAAATTACTATAAGACCGAAGAGCACACCGAATGCCGTGAGTGTGATCTTCTCTGTCTTATCGTGCTTTTCGGGTTTGCCGCCATTCTTAAACAGGCGGAACTGATTGATAAAGAAGGCCAGGATAGCCATAACGCCTACGATAAGATAAGCGGTCTTTGAAGATCCGATCTCAGCCCTGCCGAAATAGATCAGGTAAAAAGCCAGCAGAAGAAAATTGAGCACTGCACCTTTTGCGTTTTTCAGTTCTTGGAGAAGCATAGTATTTTCCTTTTATTAATTATTGTGGACATTCTATCACATTCGGCAGGACCTGCTGTTCACGTCAGTATGAAATTTACTTTACAGGTGCTTGACAACTATATCGGGAGGCGATATACTCGGGCTACGATATATCGGAAGCCGATATAAAGGAGGATAAAGGAAATGCCACAGTTAGCGTTAACCGAAGCAGTGTTCTACATACTGTTGTCGCTTCAGAAACCGCTTCACGGATACGGAATAATCCAGAATGTGGGAGAACTGTCACACGGGCGGGTGAAGCTCGCCGCAGGTACATTATACGGAGCGCTTAATTCGCTCGTTGAGAAGGGATGGATCGATGCCCTGCCGGAAAACCCGGAGAGCCGCAAGAAGGAGTACGTGATCACAAAGAACGGTCAGGCAGTACTCAAGGAAGAACTGGACAGACTCTCAGAACTGGTTGATAACGGCAAGAGGATCTTGGGAGGAAATTGATATGCGCAGAGTCATTCATAAGTTGTTTTGGATCTGGCAGCTTGAAAAAGAGCAGGCCTGGATCAATGAGATGGCTTCACACGGATATTCTCTTGAACATGCAGGAAGACTTACTTTTGAATTTGATGAGACAGAACCAGGAAAGTACATTTACAAGGAGATCTTCCTTAAAGGCTGGGGAGAGAGTGTTGAAAACATTAAATACTTCAGGTTCTTGGAGGAGATGGGCATCAAGGTCGTATGCTACATCAACTATCCCGGAACATGCTGGGTATATACGAGAGCATTAAGAGAAGATTACCCGGACGGGATCGAACTCTTCTCTGATATCGACTCCAAGATCAACGGTATGAAGGCAATGAGCGGATACATGATCTTCGTTATGGCAATGACACTTTTTGCCGCTCTGCTTAACCTCTGGTGTGCAATTGGAAGGGATTACTTCTCGCTGATAAACCTTATATGCTCGATATCAATGTTCGTACTGTTCACTCTGGCAACGATCGCTACAGTCAGGATTTTCGTGAACATGGGAAAGCTTAAAAAAGAACGCACGATACACGAATAAACGTTATCTTTCAAACAATTTAATACCGCAAATATGGAGGAATTACTTATGGAAAAATTAAGTGATCAGGGCAGACTGCGCCCTTGGATGGGATTTGTACTTTTCGCTGTAGTGATGGCATTCTTTGTTTTGGTATGCGCACCGCTTCAGCAGAACCTCGGAATACCGGGTCTCATAATTACGGAATTGAGTTTTCCGGTAATAGGCGTTGTCTATTGCCTCATCCGTAAAGTAAAGATCAGGGAAGTATTTCCGGTAAAGAAGATCAAGGCAAGAGAATTCTTCGGATGCATCCTTCTCGTATTGGGAATGTTCCCGGTATCATTAATGCTCGTAGCCCTTACGGCTATCATCTTCCCGGCATCTGCAGCTGAGGCAACAGAACTGACTTCATTCATCTTCGACAGCCTTAACTTCCCGATGGCAGTTCTTATCGTTGCACTCATGCCCGCTGTCTGCGAGGAAGCAATCCACAGAGGCGCCATCTTAAGCAACTTCAGAGGTCTCAAGCGCGACTGGGTCATCGTACTCATCATGGGCATATTCTTCGGAATCAACCACCTGTCAATATTAAGATTCTTAACGACAATGGTTCTCGGTATGTTCTTAAGCTTCGTAGTAGTAAAGAAGAACAACATCCTTCTGTCGATGCTGATGCACTTTACGAACAACTTTATCTCAGTAGCCATCTCATATCTTTTCGGAGCAGGAAACGGAGCAGCAATATCATCTGCAACGATCGATTACACTTCAGTTCTCGGCACATACATGATCCTGGGCGTTGCCGCACCGTTCCTCATCACACTGGGCTTGATGCTCGTAAATCCTGAGGGTCACAAGAAGATCAGATTCCTTATTGCCGGAATCCTCTCAACACTTCTCCTTGTCGGCGGCTTCAGCATCAGTGCCGTATCGAACGCGAAAAACACTATCCTCAGCGCAACTGTCGGATATACAGTAACAGCAGAGGAAGAGAACAGCTCCGTAATCGACTTCACAGTCGAGGAAGACCGCGAAGCCACAGTAGTCGTTATCCTCACAAATGCAGAGGGCGATTACAAGGTAAGGATCGACGGCGACAAGGGAAGCAACATCATCAATGCAGATGTACCCCATGGCGCGATCCGCATGATCACATACAACGTAAACCTTCAGGCTGACCACTACAACGTTACGGTAGTTCCTGATGCCAATACCGTCGGCGAAACACCGCAGTTCAGCATAACTGTTAAGTGATCTGATATAAAAACACATAAAGAACAAGGGCTGTCTCATGTGAGGCAGCCCTTAATATCAGACGATGTTATAACCTTCTTTTCCAAGCACTTGCAGTGCCTTTTCGAAGTTTTCTTCCTTCGCGAGAATGTAGTCCGTGTTGTATGTCGATACGGCAAAGATACCGATCTTGTTTTCGGCGAGGATCGAAGAT includes:
- a CDS encoding multimeric flavodoxin WrbA, producing MRTLIINCSPVRTGATAEIVKIIEGELSTRYDTKCICIDDYSFAFCKGCRACHKTASCVMNDADVIRGIMNEFDEADIIVSVAPSYWADIPGQYKAFIDRCTPWCNTHEPHATIKPGKKGYAVALRTGPNMPECERLIGSIEHFYGHLEIERSGHLGLTSIEYKENVEPRKAEIIEFCKNI
- a CDS encoding lincosamide and streptogramin A transport system ATP-binding/permease protein, which produces MPVININNLTFGYDGSEKTLFDDVSIVLDTSWKLALAGRNGRGKTTFFKLLRGELPYAGTITGVPETILFPMTELPENEDWRVRKELNLMGADPDIMWRPMETLSGGERTKLMLANLFAADGIYPLIDEPTNHLDRQGREAVADYLASKEGFILISHDRAFLDRCTDHTLVITKTGLELVGASYSVWWENNEKRMESEQSRNDQLKKEISSIDAAMKKNAQWSSKAEGYKNRSKAPSKVAEDHFRRAYEGAKSKKLMSLSKNLEQRNERKIEEKQGLLKDLERSEKLKITGTEHHNKMPIILKDVTLYRYGEPVVTGFNLSVERGCKISLQGKNGCGKSTLIKYLAGFGEAEGITASGDIYIAPGLKISYVGQDTSSLTGTLYEIAGERGADKTIFSTILIKMGFTKEMLYRDVSALSLGQKKFVMIALSLCEHADLYLWDEPLNYIDVYMRQEIERLVKDNNVTMLFVEHDRTFSESVADREVDM
- a CDS encoding PadR family transcriptional regulator; the protein is MPQLALTEAVFYILLSLQKPLHGYGIIQNVGELSHGRVKLAAGTLYGALNSLVEKGWIDALPENPESRKKEYVITKNGQAVLKEELDRLSELVDNGKRILGGN
- a CDS encoding ABC-type glycerol-3-phosphate transport system substrate-binding protein, producing MKRPIKKIGPALLAAALLFSVFACGCTVKSGKNGIKDESGLTLSGKMPDKLPDGMSWFDFKEETAIFDYLENTIGEIFLIDITCYKGQTWLYICEREPKVPVYHIMSFDENDKPVNDFVIKNEFGDNIDLARMIQGGDGLYITAYDFAARRDYLYPVDENTGKVSPDNKIDVSKDLSGDYSANALAFAGDDIAVLQNAQTPRVELIGKTGESKKTVYLEALSRDFNIQYPEGMIGAGPDKVVVWGNTSSNYYFGQIRYCLVDLESGKVSAMDELEYINIPLRNLTYCNGSLVSVTDGGVYTIDTDKGTCQMTLSFNCSNCNRYLANNSELKYADDEKLLFGYTSTTAKLGQLRYSICTFTKTADYPAAGKNILTVASTEDLDYSISKAIMQFNSTSDSSFMVFDSRYKANAEIDYSNIDSADRAAKNSLTAYASVSDRLAMDIMAGEGPDILITNGANEQLSRSEYFIDLTDYLRNESGISESDYFMNAINAMKFNGALYQFPIGFYVDGLLASGDCFGNKNGLTFDEYKTMVKTVCNGSDPVYDHQLSYSRTEVATKLFANTNEMYIKDGKVNVNNDSFKAILDYCKDLPAKSYFEGKDLDMEYEDLMTGKDNMPVQPVVVYGFYDYEAMAMKNENTMICGYPSVDGRTATIGSELSVSISAHSYDLSSCKKFLSILLSEDIQNSIERNIPINKNCAKNQALEEIEANNKTVERNADNKWAGKGKKLDASMADSYIEQLSSAKTSSFVYHNISLIIYEEIPAYFEGQKSFEEVAVTINDRAQKVLDERK